Sequence from the Methanosarcina siciliae T4/M genome:
ACATGTCCTTGATGCAGGATGCGGAGACGGTTTTTTTTCGTCAGAACTTGCACGAAAGGGAGCAATAGTTACAGCTATCGACAATTCTTATATGATGTTAAATATAGCAAAGCGCAAGCACTTCCATAGTAATCTTCAGTATCATAAAATGGATTTGACAGGAAAATTAACTTTTGAAAATGAATTCTTTGATATTGTTGTGGCGAATATGCTGATGATGGATATTCCTGATATCGAATCATTTATTTTTGAAACAGCACGGGTACTGAAAAAACCCGGATATTTCATTTTCTCGATAACACACCCCTGTTTCTTTTTAAGTGACTGGGAAGAGGACGAAAACAATATAAAAATGTATAAAAAAATCGGGAACTACCTGGATGACAGAGTAGAAGAATTAAATTTTTGGGGTAAAACCCTACACTACCACAGACCTTTATCAAAATATATGGCTGCACTTGAAAAAGCCGGGATGTACGTGAGTTCTTTTAGAGAACCGGTTCCTCCAGAAGAATTAATAGAATTATATCCGGAACAGGAGTATCATTATAGAATTCCGTCATTTGTAGTTA
This genomic interval carries:
- a CDS encoding class I SAM-dependent methyltransferase → MKADSINHWDIVAEKYSAANHQGKNFHARIYLAAVKELLGDVAGKHVLDAGCGDGFFSSELARKGAIVTAIDNSYMMLNIAKRKHFHSNLQYHKMDLTGKLTFENEFFDIVVANMLMMDIPDIESFIFETARVLKKPGYFIFSITHPCFFLSDWEEDENNIKMYKKIGNYLDDRVEELNFWGKTLHYHRPLSKYMAALEKAGMYVSSFREPVPPEELIELYPEQEYHYRIPSFVVIRAKSI